One Leopardus geoffroyi isolate Oge1 chromosome B1, O.geoffroyi_Oge1_pat1.0, whole genome shotgun sequence DNA window includes the following coding sequences:
- the GPRIN3 gene encoding G protein-regulated inducer of neurite outgrowth 3 has translation MGTVPDPLRSAKTSLITASGKEEDLGEVQAASPRSLPAVLCENTNGLSSTPAEPDLSPSAAAEVLMQAFEHETTQPDMSSPGVFNEVEKVSPPCSSDNTQLPGSSEPTAPAPCSAAGKDLIDEAFTMPANQHTHQATPSDQLNASPLSGPEDTLLKTQRTSDGKILEKPEKSHCPVGSTQSNSKDQVPCDFSSQKTIQGMLQTANTAAKVFSHPSSPVGQPKGARPGAICDSQTRSCDSPVKEGCSGNKQPSATTSDSQSMTSVTPQPPHLTSKVSTRPPDQVSRFKEASTMTNEAASEVTEAPDRARQDAGVQAVASVESRSVSTSPSILAAFLKETPIPERLEQEQLRVICNGSGSGSHRLELSDNIHSPQGSGPCPGIMPEVHIQAAAAVSTALLGECKLGSLPSEVLKISSITVASSNTQDLCKEDTGSAGMTPAREEPTSKQLSGVNSRSLKASPTDQISFSAGSQTETNHELRKVETKPSEFAVKTTDGHETNPDCQLSDSCGPANKADQPGSLDPTDKGDAREKQPASPQIVKQECRGTDILDARARAEAKTLLLNPKSQESGGTGSAASPTPSPVRKNQEGTLEENRQTKTATSLSLPSDSMGDSSPGSGKRTPSRLVKASPRRASRVSEFLKEQKLNVTAAAAQVGLTPGEKKKQLGADSKLQLKQSKRVRDVVWDEQGMTWEVYGASLDPESLGIAIQNHLQRQIREHEKLIKAQNSQTRRSISSDTSSNKKLKGRQHSVLQSMLQNFRRPNCCVRPAPSSVLD, from the coding sequence ATGGGGACTGTACCTGACCCTTTGAGATCAGCTAAAACTTCCTTGATCACAGCTTCTGGAAAAGAAGAGGATCTAGGAGAAGTGCAGGCTGCCTCCCCTCGGTCTCTACCAGCCGTCTTGTGTGAGAACACCAATGGCCTTTCCAGCACTCCTGCAGAGCCAGACCTCAGCCCCAGTGCAGCTGCTGAGGTCCTGATGCAGGCCTTTGAGCATGAGACCACCCAGCCAGACATGTCTTCTCCTGGTGTCTTCAATGAGGTGGAAAAAGTGTCTCCTCCATGCAGTTCTGACAATACCCAGCTGCCAGGAAGCAGTGAGCCCACAGCACCAGCCCCATGTTCTGCAGCAGGAAAGGATCTCATAGACGAAGCATTTACAATGCCAGCCAACCAACACACCCACCAGGCGACCCCAAGTGACCAGCTCAATGCCAGCCCCTTATCAGGACCTGAAGATACTCTGCTGAAAACACAGAGAACCTCGGATGGGAAGATTCTTGAAAAACCTGAAAAGTCACATTGCCCTGTGGGAAGCACCCAGAGCAACAGCAAAGACCAAGTGCcctgtgatttttcttctcaaaaaacaATCCAGGGAATGCTGCAGACTGCAAATACAGCAGCCAAGGTGTTCAGTCACCCCTCGTCTCCTGTAGGCCAACCCAAAGGGGCAAGGCCAGGAGCCATATGCGACTCCCAGACAAGGTCCTGTGACTCTCCCGTGAAAGAAGGATGTTCAGGGAACAAACAGCCCTCAGCCACCACCTCAGACAGCCAGTCCATGACTTCTGTGACACCTCAACCACCCCACCTCACTAGCAAAGTCTCCACACGTCCTCCAGATCAGGTGTCAAGGTTCAAAGAAGCAAGTACAATGACCAACGAAGCTGCAAGTGAGGTCACGGAAGCTCCCGACAGGGCTCGGCAAGATGCTGGGGTGCAGGCAGTGGCAAGTGTGGAGAGCAGATCGGTCTCCACCAGCCCCAGCATCCTCGCTGCATTCTTAAAGGAAACCCCAATTCCTGAGCGTTTGGAACAAGAGCAGCTGCGTGTCATTTGCAATGGCAGCGGCAGTGGGAGCCACAGGCTGGAGCTATCTGACAACATCCACTCCCCCCAAGGGTCAGGTCCGTGCCCCGGCATCATGCCAGAAGTGCACATCCAGGCAGCTGCCGCTGTTTCCACAGCTCTCctaggggaatgcaaattggggAGCTTACCGAGTGAGGTCCTTAAGATCTCATCCATCACCGTGGCATCCAGTAATACTCAGGATCTGTGTAAGGAAGATACAGGGTCTGCGGGAATGACCCCAGCAAGGGAAGAGCCCACCTCTAAACAGCTTTCAGGTGTGAATTCCAGGTCCCTGAAAGCCAGCCCCACTGACCAGATTTCTTTCAGTGCGGGAAGTCAAACCGAAACAAATCATGAATTGAGGAAAGTTGAAACCAAGCCATCTGAGTTTGCAGTGAAAACCACAGATGGTCACGAAACAAACCCAGACTGCCAACTCTCTGACTCTTGTGGTCCTGCCAACAAAGCCGACCAGCCCGGGAGCCTGGATCCCACTGACAAAGGAGATGCAAGAGAGAAGCAGCCGGCATCTCCTCAGATAGTAAAACAAGAATGTAGAGGCACCGATATCCTTGATGCCAGGGCCAGGGCAGAGGCCAAAACCCTGCTGCTCAATCCTAAATCTCAAGAAAGTGGAGGCACTGGGTCAGCTGCTAGTCCTACGCCCTCCCCAGTGAGGAAGAACCAGGAGGGTACCCTGGAGGAAAATAGACAGACCAAGACAGCCACCAGCCTGAGCCTCCCATCTGATTCCATGGGTGACTCCAGTCCAGGTTCTGGCAAGAGGACCCCTTCTCGCCTGGTCAAAGCCAGCCCACGGCGGGCCAGCCGAGTCAGCGAGTTCCTCAAGGAGCAAAAGTTAAATGTGACCGCGGCTGCCGCCCAGGTGGGACTCAccccaggagagaagaaaaagcagcTGGGCGCCGACTCCAAGCTGCAGTTGAAACAGTCCAAGCGTGTCAGGGATGTCGTGTGGGATGAGCAGGGCATGACCTGGGAAGTGTATGGTGCCTCCCTGGACCCAGAGTCCCTGGGTATCGCAATCCAGAACCATCTACAAAGACAAATCAGGGAACATGAGAAATTAATCAAAGCTCAAAACAGCCAGACCCGGAGATCCATTTCCTCAGATACTTCTTCAAATAAAAAGCTCAAAGGAAGGCAGCACAGTGTTTTACAGTCCATGCTGCAGAACTTTCGACGCCCCAACTGCTGTGTTCGTCCTGCCCCTTCTTCTGTGCTAGACTGA